CGTACCGGCGCTGGACCGGCTGCCCGAACCGGTCCGCAGCTGTGTGCTGCGGGATGTGGTCGAGGCCAACGGCCTGCGGTCGCCCGACGCCTGGAACGGCTGGAACCTCGCCCGGCAGCAGGCGCGGGAGCTGCTCGAACGGCGGCCGGTGCGCGGAGACGTCACCTGCCCCCAGGAGTCCTCCAGGCTGGGCATCCCGTACCAGGACTGACCCGGTACGGCTCCCGTCCACGGGCGGGAGCCGTACCGGAAGGGTCCGGAGCACCCCGTGGTCACCGGCCACGGTGATCACGACCTGGAGCGGGAGGCCGGAGGTGAGCGGAGGCGTTCACCGCCCGCGCCGAGCCGTTCGGTTCCCGGCGGATGATTGAATCCGACCATGTCTTTCGATGTGTTGGTCGTAGGCGGCCAGGTTCTGGACGGCACCGGCTCCCCGGTCTTCCGGGCGGATGTGGGCATCACCGGGGACCGGATCGTCGCGGTGGGCCGGTTGGGCGGCGCGGAGGCCGCGACGGTGATCGACGCGTCCGGCCGGCACGTCATGCCCGGTCTGATCGACTGCCACGCGCATGGAGACGCCCTGGTGTTCGACCAGAAGGTGCAGCTCGCCGCGCTCCGCCAGGGCGTGACCACGTTCGTCCTCGGCCAGGACGGACTGTCCTTCGCGCCCGCCTCCACCCCGGAGACCTTCGCCTACGCCACGCGCTACTTCGCGGCCGTCAACGGGGTCCACCCGTCGGCCGACGGGCCGCTCAGCGTGCGGGAGCTGCTGGCCGGCTACGACCGGGCGACCGCGTTGAACACCGCCTACCTGTTGCCGCACGGCACGATCCGCTACGACGTGATGGGCGCCGCCGAGCGGGCCGCGTCCGCCGCGGAGCTGGCCCGCATGCTCACCCACGTCGAGCGCGGCCTGTCGGAGGGGGCCGTGGGACTGTCGACCGGCCTGGAGTACGCCCCGGGTCGTTACGCGGACGCCGGGGAGATCGCCGCGCTCTGCGCGCCGCTGGGTGGCCTGCCGTACGTGACGCACATGCGCGGGTACGGCGCGCTGGCGGGGACGGGCATGGCCGAGGTGACGGACATCGCCCGGCGGTCGGGCGCCGCCGTGCACGTCTCGCACTACCACGGCCCGGCGTCGACCCTGCTGCCGATGATGGACCGGGCCCGGCTCGACGGGCTGGACGTCACCTTCGACACCTACCCCTACCTGCGGGGCAGCACGATCCTGGCGATGGTGGCGCTGCCGTCGTGGATCCCCGCCGCCGACACCGGCCGGGCACTGGAGCTGCTGGAATCCGAACCTGTCGAGTGGGATCCGGCGATCTGGCCGAGGATCACCCTCTCGCACGTGCCGGGCGCCGAGTGGGCCGAGGGGCTGTCGCTCCCGGCCGCCGCCGCCGAGGCCGGGGTCGAACCGGGCGAGTTCTGCCGCCGCATCCTGATCGACACCCGGCTGGAGGCCGGCTGCGTGACGGCCCGCCCCGACGAGGGCCCCGAGGGCGAGGAGTCGGTCCGCGCGATCCTGCGCCACCCGTGCCACACGGGCGGCTCCGACGGCATCTACGTCGGCGGGCACCCCCACCCCCGGGGCTACGGCGCGTTCGCCCGCATGCTGGGCCACCACGTCCGCGAGACCGGGGACTGGGCGCTGGAGCAGGCCGCCGTCCACCTCTCCTCCCACCCGGCCCGCCGCTTCGCGCTCGCGGGCCGGGGCCTGATCCGCCCCGGGCAGGCCGCCGACGTCGTCGTCCTCGACGCCGCGGAGGTCTCCGACCGGGCCACCTACGCCGCCCCGCGCACCCTGGCCACCGGTGTCGACGACGTCCTCGTGTCCGGCGTCCCCGTCCTCACCGGGGGGAAGCTCACCGGAGCCACCCCCGGACGGGCACTGCGTCCCTGAGGATAGGGTCCTCCAAGGCAACCAGAGAGGGGCGTGGAGTGAAGGGGATCGTGGACCCCGGCGGGGCCGTGGGATCGTCGCTGTTCGGCGGGGCGTTCACCTTCCCCGTGATGGTGGCGCACCGCGGCGCGCTGGAGCACAACATCGCGACGCTCGCGGCCTTCGCCAGGGAGCACGGCCTGATCATGGTCCCGCACGCCAAGACGACCATGTCGCCCGAGCTGGTCCGCGCCCAGCTCGACGCGGGCGCCTGGGGGCTGACGGCCGCCACTCCCAGCCAGGCGCTCACCCTGCGCGAGTTCGGCGTCTCCCGGATCATCCTGGCCAACCAGGTCTTCGACCCGGCGGGGCTCGACGCCCTGGCGGCCTGGCTGGAGGAGGATCCGGCGGCCGAGTTCCTGTGTTTCGTGGACTCGGTGGCCGGGGTGGAGGCGCTGTCGCGGCACGCGGGACGCAGGCCGTTCCGGGTGCTGGCCGAGCTCGGGCACGAGGGCGGGCGGGGCGGCAGCCGCACGCTCGCCCACCTGCTGGAGGTCGCCTCGGCGGCGCAGGCCGCGGACGGTGTGGAGCTCGCGGGCGTCGCCGGGTACGAAGGATCGCTGGCGTCGGCCGCCGAGGTGCGGGCCTACCTGCACCGCCTGCTGGAGGCCTTGGAGCACCTGCGGGTGCGCGACCCGATCCTGTCGGTGGGCGGCAGCCAGTGGTTCGACGTGATCGGCCGGGAGCTCGCCGCCTGCCAGGCCAGGATCATGCTGCGCAGCGGCGCTTACGTCTCCCATGACGACGGCTACTACCGCGAGCGAACGCCGTACACCCGGATCGAGGGCGAGCTGCGGCCCGCGCTGGAGATCTGGGCGCACGTGCTGACCGTCCCCGAGCCGGGGCTGGCCGTCGTCGGGTTCGGCAAGCGGGACGCCCCTTTCGACGAGGGGCTTCCGGTGCCGCGCGGGGCCGTCGCGGACGCCACGGTGCTCAAGGTCCAGGACCAGCACGCGGTCCTGCGGCTCGTTCCGGGCTCGCCGGTCAAGCCCGGGGATCTGGTGTCCTTCGGCATCTCCCATCCGTGCACCGCTTTCGACAAGTGGCGGGTCATGCCGGTGGTGGACGACGACTATGTGGTCGTCGACCTGTTGACGACCTGTTTCTAGTTTCTTGATCCCTGAAAAGGAGCGGTGAGATGAGCGGCAAGCAGGAGTTGCTGACCGACGAGGGAGCGGCGCCGATCGGCGCCTACTCGCAGGGCCTCGTGGTCGGCGACTTCGTCTACACCTCGGGTGCGGGTCCGCTGGACCCCACGACCGGCGAGGTCGTCGGGACCGACGTGGCCGAGCAGACCCACCAGGTGATGCGCAACCTCGGCGCGATCCTCGCCGTCCACGGTCTGGGTTTCGACGACGTGGTGAAGTCGACCGTCCATCTGCAGCATCTCAAGCGTGACTTCGCCGCTTACAACGAGGTCTACAAGTCCTATTTCACCAAGCCGTACCCGGTCCGCACGACCGTCGGCTCCGACTTGATGGACATCCTGGTCGAGATCGACTTCGTGGCATACAAGCCGCGTTAGAGTCTGACCGACTGCGTGGGAGGGCGGCGGTTTGGACAGCTCGTTGTACGTCTATGTCGAGGACGTGCGGGGGGAGGGCCTGGAAGCGGTCCTTGACCGGGTCGCCGGATACGGCGTGGCGGGTGTGACCGTGGCGGCGGCCTGCCACGGCGCCCGTGACGTCACCCCCCACGGCAGGTCCCGCGTGACGATCCGCAGGGATGGCGTGCACTTCACACCACCCGAGGATCTGTTCGGCGGGCTCCGCCTGGTCCCGCCCGTCCAGGAGGGCGCCGGACAGGAGCCGCTGGCGGCCCTGCGCCGGGCCACCGCCGAGCGTGGCCTGCGGCTGCACGGCTGGACCGTCTTCCTGCGGAACACCACGCTCGGCCTGGCCAACCCCGATGTGACGGTACGCAACTGCTTCGGCGACCGCGGCTCGCCCGCCGACCTGTGCCCTTCCCACCCGGACGTCCGCCTCTACGCCGTGGCGCTGGGCCGGGCGGTGGCCCGGCAGGGGGTGGACAGCGTGGTCGCCGAGGCGTTGCACTTCGCCACCTTCGGCCACGGCCACCACCCCGAGCGCGGCTCCGTCCCGCTCGGGCCGATGGACGTCTTCCTGCTCGGCCTGTGCTTCTGCGACTTCTGCATGCGCCGCGCGTCCGACCTGGGGGTCAAGGCCGAGGTGGCGCGCGAGGAGTGCGCCAGGATCGCGGGTGGCGTGCTCGACGGTGACCCGCCCGCCCAGGGCGAGGTGACCCGGGCGGCACTGACCGCCTACGCCGGGCCCGAGGTGGTCGCCTACGCGCGGGCCCGCTCGGAGGTGGTGACCTCGCTGGTCTCGGAGGTGTCGGCGGCCGTGGCCGCCGAGGGCTCCCGGCTGGTCTTCCTCGACGCGACCGGCTGGTTCAAGGGCCAGGCCGACGGCCTGCCCTCGGCCGGGCTCGCCGCGCACGACTCATGGCAGCTCGGCGTGGATCTGGTCGCCCTCGGTGACCTGGTGCCCTCACTCGGCGTGTTCGCCTACGCCCGCGACGCCGCCAGGGTCGCCGACGACGTCGGCGCCTACCGCCGTTCGACGGGCAGGCACAGGGAGCTGCGGGTCGTGCTCCGGCCGGGCCTGCCCGACACCGACTCGGCCGACCGGCTCGACGCGAAGGTCCGCGCCGTCCGGGCCGCGGGCGGCGACGCGGTGGACTTCTACGCCTACGGGCTCGTGCCGTACCCGGTCCTCGACCGCATCCCCGGCGCGCTCTCCGGCTGACCCGGCCGGATCACGCCGGGGGTGCCGGGCGGCGGGGAATGAGCAGGGCGGGGACGACGGCGACCGCGACGATCACCAGGCTCCACCGGAAGGTCGTCGCGAAGGTCCCGACGCCCGTGCCCTGCGAGCGGATGAGGGACTGCAGGACGACGGCGGTCACCGCCGCGCCGAGGGCGGACCCCACCCTGATCAGGATCTGCGAGGCCGTCGCCGCCCCGGGAAGGGCCGGCCGGGGCAGAGTGCGGTAGGCGGACGCCATGATCGACGGTGTGACGAGTCCGTGCCCGAGGCCGATGACGAACATCGCGGCCGCCATCAGCACGGGGCCGGTGGAGACGTCGACCCGGGTGCAGGCGAACATCCCGGCGAGCACGATCAGGATCCCGGTGATGCCGGGCCGGTGGGGGCCGAGCCGGTCGGTGAGGCGTCCGGCGATCAGCATGGTGACGATCGCGCCTGCCCCCATGGGGGCGACCAGCAGTCCCGCCGCCAGCACGCCCGGTCCCGAGACGGTCTGGGAGTACAACGGGACCAGCAGCAGCACGCCGAAGACCCCCACGGAGTAGACGAACAGGGTCACCGTCGAGGCGGTGAAGGCCCGGTCGCGGAAGAGCCGCACATCGAGCAGAGCGCGTCCGGCCCCGCGCAACGAGTGGGCGACGAACGCCGCCATGAGCACGGCGCCGAGCAGCAGCCCCGCGAACGCCTGCGTGCCGGCCGTCCCCTCGCCGACCTGGGAGAGCCCGTAGACCGTTGCGGCGAGGCCGGGCGAGAGCAGGGCCAGGCCGAGGAGGTCCAGGCGACTTTCTGGACGGCGCTCCTCGTCACGCGGGAGCAGCCGTACGGCCAGCAGCAGCGCGACCGCGCAGACCGGCACGTTGACGTAGAACATCCACCGCCAGCTGAGATGGTCGAGGAGCAGCCCACCGGCCAGCGGGCCGAGGGCGGGGGCGAGCATCCCCGGGATCGAGATCACGGCCATCACCCGCCCCAGCCGCTCGGGGCCCGCCGCGCGGGTGAGCATGGTCTGCGCGACCGGCATGAGGAGTCCGCCGCCGATGCCCTGCAGCGCCCGGAAGGCGATCAGGGATCCGGCTGACCAGGCGGCACCGCACAGGATCGACCCGGCGCCGAACAGGGCCAGCGAGACGATCCAGGTCGCCTTGGCGCCGAACCGCTCGATCGCCCAGCCGGTGATCGGGATCGTCATCGACAGGGCCAGCAGGTAGCCGGTGATCACCCACTGGACCGTGCTGAGCGAGGCGTCCAGGTCGCGGCCGAGGACGTTGAGCGCGACGTTGACGATGGTCGTGTCGAGCGTGGTCATGATCGTGCCGAGCACCACCGCGAGGGCGACGCCGCGGAGCGCGGGATCGAACCGGGCGGATGGGGGAGCCTGCGTCGCGGTCATCCGTGATCGCCTTTCCGTACACTGTAGCGTTTTTCCGTACACCGTATCATCAGGCCGCTACGCCGTACACTCGAGCAGGTGGGAACCGAACACGTACAGGGACCGGTCTGGGCGCGGGAGGCGGCCAGGCGCCGCCCGAAGCTGACACGTGAGGCGATCGTGGCGGCCGCGATCAGGATCGCCGACGGCGAGGGGGCGGACGCCGTCTCGATCCGCCGGGTGGCCACCGAGCTCGGAGCGCGCGCGATGAGCCTCTACACCCACATCGAGCGCAAGGAGGACCTGCTCGACCTCATGACGGACGAGGTCAGCGCCGAGATCCTGATCAAGGGGGAGCTGCCGGGCGACTGGCGTGAGGCGATCTCGGCCATCGCGCGGCGCACGCGGGAGATGGTCCGCCGTCACCCCTGGCTGGTGGACCTCGTCTCCCGGCGGCCGAATGCCAGCCCCAACGGACTGCGGCACGCCGAGCAGTCGCTGGCCGCACTGTCGGCCCTGCCCCTCACGACGGAGCGGAGGCTGTGGATCATCGCCGCGGTCGACGACTACACCATGGGTTCCGTGATCCGGGAGGTGATGCACACACCGCGCAGGTACGGAGGGGCGGAGGCGGAACGCGACGAACTGATGCAGCCCTATCTGCGCGAGCTCGTCGGCAGCGGTGAGTTCCCCCACCTCGCGCCGCTGCTCGGAGGTGGCGTCCCGAACGCCGGTGGCGGTACCGACGAGGACTTCGAGCGCGGCCTACGCTGGCTGCTCGACGGTATCGCGGGGGATCTCCTCCGGGAGTGATCGGCGGTCTCGTGCCGCCTCCACCGCGGCATTGGCGCGCAGGAGGAGGCGGCGGTCATCGGCGAAGAGCGCCTCCGGCCAAGCCCGCGGAGGGTGTCCTGGGCTGGACCGATCTTGTGACGGCCGCTCAGGCCACGCCATCGAGGACCGCCGCCACCGCCGCCGCGGCGAAGTCGTCGTCGAGGGGGAGCCCCCGGAAGACCACGCGGAGCCACACCGCGCCGGCGAGCAGATCCATGATCAGCATGGGGTCGGCCGTGTCGCGCAGTTCGCCGCGCCGCCTCGCGCGGTCGAAGACGGCGGTCTCCCTGGCCAACCGGTCGGCGAAGAAGTGCTGGGCCGCCGTGGCGAGTTCGGGATGGTGTACGGCGGCGCCGAGTGCCGCCACCGCGACGTCGGCCGCCGGAGGCTGGGTGAGCAGCGCGATCATCCCGTGGACCAGCGCCTCCAGGTCCTTTCGCAGGCTGCCGGTGTCGGGCGTCTCCATCGCGAGCAGGTCGGTCTCGACCAGCGCGGCGGCGAGCAGCGCCGCCTTGGAGGGCCACCACCGGTAGATCGTGGTCTTGTTGACCCCCGACCGCTCGGCCACCCCCTCCACGGTCAGCCCCTCGTACCCCCTGGTGGCGAGCAGTTCGAGCGTCGCCTGGAAGATCTGCTGTCCCTTGCGCGGTGCCATGGGCCGACTATAGCAACGCAACGGTGCGTTGTGTTTCAATGGGCACGCCGTACCGTCACACGTGGAGGTCAGTGATGTTGCCCGTCGTCTTCATCCATGGAATCCGGGTCAGCGCGACCATGTGGGGTCCCGTTCTCGCCCGTCTCGACCGGCCCGCGACGGCCGTGGACCTGCCGGGGCACGGAACCCGCCGCGGTGAGCCGTTCTCGATGGACGCGGCGACCTCGGCGGTGGCGGACGCGATCGACGCGCTCGGCGGCCGGGCCCTCGTGGCGGGGCTGTCGCTGGGCGGCTACGTCGGCATCGCCGCCGCCGAACGCTTCCCCGGCCGGGTCGCCGGGCTGATGGCCATGGGGTGCACGTCCAGGAGTACGGCGATGGCCGGGATCTACCGGTCCGTCGCGTCGGTCGCCGCGCGTCACCCGTCGCGCGCCAACCGGGTCAGCTCCTCCGTCCTCCGCCGCCTCCTGCCTGGCGCGGCCGGGGCGGCGATGGTGGCGGGAGGGCTGTCGTGCGAGGTGCTGCCGCAGGCCGTCGAGGCCGTCACCGGACACGACCAGCTCGCGGCACTGGCCGCCTACCCTGGACGCGTGTGGCTGGTGAACGGCGCCCGCGACCCGTTCCGGGTCGGCGAGCGCGACTTCCTGCGCGCCTGCCGGGACGGGCGGCTGATCCTGATCCCCTGCCGGGGACATCTGGGCGTGATGCGGGATCCGGGACCGCTGGCCCGGCTGGTGGGCGACCTGTGCGATCAGGCCGACCGGCCGGTGAGGGCGGTGGCGACGCCGAGTCCCAGGTAGACGATTCCGCTGAAGTTACGGAGCAGGCCTGAACGGCCGCGCAGTCGCGTGCCGAGCGCACCGGCGCTCACAGCGTAGATCATGTCGGAGACCAGGCCGAGGATCAGGAGGGTGCCTCCCAGGATCACGATCTGCAGGGGCACCGATCCCGCCTCCAGGTGCACGAACTGCGGCAGGAGCGCCAGGAAGAACAGGATCACCTTGGGATTGAGCACGTTGACGACCATGCCTTCGAGGAAGATCGCGCGCAGCGGCTGCGGCGTGGTCTCCCGGGCGGTGAGCTGCTGCCTGCGGGTCAGCGTCCGGACGCCCAGATAGACCAGGTAGGCCACCCCGGCCCACTTGATCACATTGAAGAGCGCGGCGGACCGGGCGACCACGTAGGAGAGCCCGGCCGCCGCCGCGGCGATGTGCACCAGGGTGCCGGTCTCCACGCCGAACGCGCTCGCCATCCCGGCCGCCCGGCCCTGGGAGATGGCCCGGGTGACGATGTAGAGGTGGTTCGGCCCGGGCACCATGACCAGTGCCAGAGACGCCACCGCGAAGATCAGGAATGTGGACGTGGGGACCATGGGTCCGACCCTAGGCCCGCTCCGGTCCCCACTGTCAGGACCATTCACGGGTGCCGTCTGTGGACCATTCGGTTCACTGCCGGCATGTCGTGGCATACTCGCCGACGTGGGGTGGCAGAAGGAGCAGAGCGTTCTTATCGGGCGGTTGGTGGAGCTCGACCGCCTGACAGCCGTCCTCGACTCGGCCGCCGGTGAGCTGGCCGGGGTGGCCCTCGTGGGCGGTGACGCGGGCATCGGCAAGACCCGGCTGGTGACGGAGCTGGGGGAGCGGGCCAGAGCCGCCGGCTTCGCCGTACTGGTCGGACAGTGCGCCGAGCTCGGCGACGCGCTGCCGTACCTGCCGCTGGCCGACGCCCTGCGCGGCGCGCGGGGAGAGCTGCGCGCCGCACTCGACGCCCGGCCCGTCCTCGGCAGGCTGCTGCCCGAGAGCGCGGACCTCGGCTCGGAGACCACTTCCGGTCTCACCCAGCAGCAGCTCTTCGGCTCGATGCTCGGATTCCTGGCCGCGCAGCCCGTGCTGCTGATCCTGGAGGACCTGCACTGGGCCGACCAGTCCACCCGTGACCTGCTGGTCTTCCTCAGCCGGATGCTGCAGACCGAGCGTGTCTGCCTGGTCGGCACCTACCGGACCGACGATCTTCACCGCCGCCACCCGCTGCGCCGGGTCCTCGCCGAGCTCAAGCGCCTCCCCTCGGTGACGGCCGTCGAGCTGAGTCCGCTCGACCGCGGCGAGATGGCCGACTATCTGGCCGCCCTCGGCGGCAACGACGCTCAGATGATCAGCGAGGTCCTCGATCGCGCCGAGGGCAACCCGTTCTACGCCGAAGAGCTCCTGGAGGCCGCGACCGAGGGCTCCGCGATGACCGACGGTCTGGCGGGCCTGCTGCTCTCCCGCGCGGAGCTGCTCTCCGACGCGGCCCAGCAGGTGCTCCGGGGTGCGGCCGTCGCGGGCCGCCGGGTCGACCACGACCTGCTCCGGGAGGCCTCCGGCCTGGAGGAGCTGGCCTTCGAGGAGGCCATGCGGGAGATCGTCTCGCGCGGGCTGCTCCGTCCCAGCGGGGAGTACGGCTACGCCTTCCGGCACGCCCTGCTCCAGGAGGCCGTCTACACCGACCTGCTGCCAGGTGAGCGGATCCGGATGCATTCGGCGTTCGCCGGCCTGCTCACCGCCCGGAAGGGGGCGGCCGCCGAGCTCGCCTATCACTACCTGGCCGGGCACGACCTCGCCGAAGCCCTGTCCGCCTCGGCCGAGGCCGGGCGGCGGGCCGAGCGTCTCGGCGCGCCCGCCGAGGCGCACCGCCATTTCGAGCAGGCGCTCGGCCTCTGGGACCGGGTCCCCGAGGCCGAGCGCCTCGCCGGGACGGACCGTGTCCGGCTCGTCCTGCGCACCGCCGCCGCGGCGGCCGACATGGGTGACAACCACCGGGCCATCGCCCAGCTCCGGGAGATCCCCCCGTCGGCCGAGGCGAGTGAACGGCTCGCCTACTACCTCTACGACTCCGACGACGTTCCGGCGGCGATCGTGGCCGCCGAGGCGGCTGTGGCCGCGGCCCCTCCCGGGACCCCCGTCCTCGCCAGGGCGCTGGCCACCCTCTCCCGCGCGCTCAGCTGGGGAGTGCGGCAGCCGGAGGCCAGGCTCCTCGCCGACCGCGCGCTGGAGGTCGCCAGGGCCACGGGGGCGAGTGACGCGGAGAAGGGCGCGATGATCGTGCTGGGCTCCTGCGCGGAGTTCGAGGGTGATCTCGCCCGCGCGGAGGAGCTGTTCGGCGCCGCCGCCGTCCGGGACTCCGGCGACCTGGCCATGGACCTGCGCGCGATCTTCCAGCATGCCCGGATTCAGTTCGAGCGCGGCTCCATGACCGCCGCCGCCGTGGCCGCCGACCGGGGTGTCCTGCTGGCGACGGAGACCGGGCTCTCCTGGAGCACGTACGGAACCGACCTGCGGTTCCTCCAGTTCCTGATCCATTACATGGCGGGGGAGTGGAACCAGGCCCGGGAGACGGCCGCCGGATTCGGCACGCGTGTCGGCAAGACCCCCGAGGCCGTTCTCTCCTCCTTTGCGCTGTTCGTCGAGGTCGCCATGGGGATGCCCGTGGTCGAGGAGCGGCTGACCTGGCTCCGGCCGTTCTGGTCGGACTCCCTGGTCGCCTACATGTCCCGGGGGCTGGCCGCCGAACACGCTCTGTGGCGACAGGAGCCGGAGCCGGCCCTGGAACACGCGACCGCCGTTCTCGACGCCACCGACCCCGCCGACGTGGGCAACGTCCGCATCAGCGCGGTCGCGCTGTGGGCGCTGGCCGATCTGGGCCGCTCCGACGGCGCCGACGAGCTGCTCGCCCGCGCGCGGCGGGCGGCCCGGCCCAGGATGGGCTTCGAAGGGCACGCCTGGCTGGCGCGGGCGGAGGCCGAGTGGCATCGCGTGCACGGCCGTGCCGACGTCGAGGCGTGGCGGGCGGTGGTGGAGGGGTTCGGTGCCGGGTCCGTCTACGAGACCGCGCGTGCCCGTTGGCGGCTGGCCGAGGCGTTGCTCGTCTCGGGCGACCGCACCTCGGCGCTGGAGGAGTGGGAGCGCGCGGTCGAGGCCGCCGAGTCGTTGGGCGCCCGGCCGCTGGGCGCCGCCCTGGCGGAGCTGGGCCGCCGGGCCCGGTTCACCTCGAGTCAGGCGGGGCCGCTCACCAGCCGCGAGCAGGAGGTGCTCGCACTGGTGTCTGAGGGGCTGCCCAACCGTGAGATCGGCGAGCGGCTGTTCATCGCGCAGAAGACGGTGAGTGTGCACGTCTCCAACATCCTCGGCAAGCTCGGCGTCTCCTCCCGCACCCAGGCCGCCGCCGTGGCTCGCAGGGAGGGCCTGCTGTAGCCGCCCGCCGGGGCGGTGCGGCTAGCCTTCGCGGGTGGCCAGGGCCAGGGTGCGGACGACCTGGATGAGCTCGGCCGGGTCGAACGGCTTGGTGAGGTAGGCGTCGACTCCGATGTCGAGTCCCCGGCGCTTGTCGTCGTCCTGCGCCCGCGCGGTGATCAGAACCACCCTGATGTGGCGGGTCCCCTCGTCACCCCGCAGCCTGGTGGCGGTCATCCAGCCGTCCAACCTGGGCATCATCACGTCGAGTGTGATCACGTCGGGCATCACCTCAAGCACCCGATCAAGGCAGTCCTGCCCGTCGTAGGCGGTCTCCACCTGGAATCCCTCCAAGGTCAGGTTGACCGCGATGAGTTGCCGGATGACCTCGTCGTCATCCACCACCAATACCTTGCCCGGAACGTCGTCCACGGCCGTGAGGCTAACTCCTCCCAACCGGGTCATGCGCGATTTTCGGCGGATGCGTACGGACAGGTATCCCCTGGGGACAGATGTCACCGGGAGTGAGCAGGTCTTCCCGGGCTCCTGCGACGGTCGGGACCGGCGAGGTGACCTCTGGTGATCCGTCGCCGATCCCCTGGCACGGCGCGGCCCTCGTCACCCGTGGACCTGTGGACAGTCCGGTGTTTCTCCACAGAGTTCGGTTCGGCTCCTTGAAGGGCTCTCCGCCCCGCGCATCCTGAGGCCTCGATCGTTCATCGAGCCAGGGAGGGCACGCATGATCACGACAGTTCTCACCACCACCGTCCTTGTGACGGCTCTCACCGGGAGCAGCCCCCAGGCGCCGGCGGCCCGCCTCTGCTCGCAGGTCGCCGATGCCTGGAGACCTCTGCTGTCCGGCGCGGAGCTGCCTGACGGCTTCCAGACGTGGTTACGAGAAGTGGTGCGCTTCGCGCTCACCACCGCCTGCGAGCCTGGCCGCACGGGCCCGGAATCCCCGACGTCGGCCACCCGCGTCGGCACTGGAGACGACACTTCCGTCCCGGGCGCCCCCGGGACGGCGGATGCCGCCGAGTCCTCCAGATCAGGTGCGCTGGACATCGACGGACCTTCCGATCCTGCCCGAGGTGCGTCGACCGACATCAACGGGCTCTTCGGCCCCTCTGCGGACCCATTCCCCGACGCCATCGAACCCTCCGGCTCCGCAGGAGGCACGTCGTCCCCTGGCATCACCGCATCCTCCGGTCCTTCCGGACCCGCTTCCCCCGATGTCGCCGGTTCTTCCGGATCCCCGTCCTCCTCGCGGGGCCACCGGCCCGCCGTCTCCTCGGAGAAGCCGGCGGAGTTCGGAGCGACCCGTCCCCCATCCACGTCCTCCCGCTCACGCCGACTGTCGCCGGGGCAGACCGCGGTGGCGGCGGCGCTCCGCCACATCGGCAGGCCGTACGTCTGGGGCGGTGGTTCCGGTGAGGGCCCGACCGGGGGCG
Above is a genomic segment from Streptosporangium album containing:
- a CDS encoding helix-turn-helix transcriptional regulator, which produces MGWQKEQSVLIGRLVELDRLTAVLDSAAGELAGVALVGGDAGIGKTRLVTELGERARAAGFAVLVGQCAELGDALPYLPLADALRGARGELRAALDARPVLGRLLPESADLGSETTSGLTQQQLFGSMLGFLAAQPVLLILEDLHWADQSTRDLLVFLSRMLQTERVCLVGTYRTDDLHRRHPLRRVLAELKRLPSVTAVELSPLDRGEMADYLAALGGNDAQMISEVLDRAEGNPFYAEELLEAATEGSAMTDGLAGLLLSRAELLSDAAQQVLRGAAVAGRRVDHDLLREASGLEELAFEEAMREIVSRGLLRPSGEYGYAFRHALLQEAVYTDLLPGERIRMHSAFAGLLTARKGAAAELAYHYLAGHDLAEALSASAEAGRRAERLGAPAEAHRHFEQALGLWDRVPEAERLAGTDRVRLVLRTAAAAADMGDNHRAIAQLREIPPSAEASERLAYYLYDSDDVPAAIVAAEAAVAAAPPGTPVLARALATLSRALSWGVRQPEARLLADRALEVARATGASDAEKGAMIVLGSCAEFEGDLARAEELFGAAAVRDSGDLAMDLRAIFQHARIQFERGSMTAAAVAADRGVLLATETGLSWSTYGTDLRFLQFLIHYMAGEWNQARETAAGFGTRVGKTPEAVLSSFALFVEVAMGMPVVEERLTWLRPFWSDSLVAYMSRGLAAEHALWRQEPEPALEHATAVLDATDPADVGNVRISAVALWALADLGRSDGADELLARARRAARPRMGFEGHAWLARAEAEWHRVHGRADVEAWRAVVEGFGAGSVYETARARWRLAEALLVSGDRTSALEEWERAVEAAESLGARPLGAALAELGRRARFTSSQAGPLTSREQEVLALVSEGLPNREIGERLFIAQKTVSVHVSNILGKLGVSSRTQAAAVARREGLL
- a CDS encoding response regulator transcription factor; amino-acid sequence: MTRLGGVSLTAVDDVPGKVLVVDDDEVIRQLIAVNLTLEGFQVETAYDGQDCLDRVLEVMPDVITLDVMMPRLDGWMTATRLRGDEGTRHIRVVLITARAQDDDKRRGLDIGVDAYLTKPFDPAELIQVVRTLALATREG
- a CDS encoding C40 family peptidase, with amino-acid sequence MITTVLTTTVLVTALTGSSPQAPAARLCSQVADAWRPLLSGAELPDGFQTWLREVVRFALTTACEPGRTGPESPTSATRVGTGDDTSVPGAPGTADAAESSRSGALDIDGPSDPARGASTDINGLFGPSADPFPDAIEPSGSAGGTSSPGITASSGPSGPASPDVAGSSGSPSSSRGHRPAVSSEKPAEFGATRPPSTSSRSRRLSPGQTAVAAALRHIGRPYVWGGGSGEGPTGGGFDCSGLALYAWSKAGTALSHYTGSQFRQGRRVPFSQLRPGDLVFFGGGTGDPTHVGVYVKDGVMVHAPKPGDVVRTTNFADSPYYRARYRGAIRPGSRTSA